DNA from Toxoplasma gondii ME49 chromosome X, whole genome shotgun sequence:
ACCAGAATGATGTGATTCCTTCCAGATTTTTGGCCACGATGGAGGGATGTAGACGAGAAAGGGTCGGCGGGGCCGCACCCTCGCGGTGCATTCGGACGTGAGCGTTAATGAGAAAACTTGATCACATCTCAAAAGTGCAGGGATATGAAATTTCATTCTGTGGCCGCTGAATCACCGCCTGCGACTTGACTCTTTTTATGAAGTGGGAGGTACAAGTTGCTTCTGAAGGATATCTATACGCTAGAGGAATTTGGAGTACACAGGTCATGCAGCTAAGAAATCAAAATTATAAGATATTAGATGCAGAGCACACTGACGAAATATAAGGTAAGGTTTACAGCGACACGTGTATGGGACGGACGTCTTGTCCGCTCCACAAAGCCGCCGCGTGATTTCGCCCGCAGCTCATCAACTGCAACAGTCTGTGTTTACGGAACCACATGCTTGTGcacatatgaatatatatatatatatatatttatatatttatctgtatatagatatggaGGAACCGTCTGAGTTGTATTCGACTAGCAAAAAGCTAAATCAAGAGGTACGTAGTTTctatctatgtatgtatgtatcgGTCACCGTGACAGGTATCCCAAACGCCTGATGGATGGGAACGTGTTTCACAAAAGTCCCCGCGAAACATTGGGGAAGAAATCGCAGAACACGTgtgagaaagcgaggagaaaacgtGCGAGCCCTCTCAGGAAGCTTTATGCATGTCAGTAGGGAGCGATGACGCCGCACGCGTTTCCAGCATCCCTCCGATTCCTCAGATTTCTCTGTGAAGACGCCCTGTGCTGTGGCTAGAATGGGTCCACATTTTCGACTGTaagacgaaaaacgcgcTGGCCACAAAGTGACAGAAACGAATTACGCGTCCCACGAAGCCTCTCAGTTGCGGTGAGGAACAAACTGTTTACGCAAATGTCCGGTTGTTTGAGGAAAAACAAATGGGACGTGGACAGAGAAACACCAACACCTGATTGCCTATATGGTCTCACCAGCAAACACATGCCACGCCCACTGCAGATCACACGGAGAACTCTACGTGTGTCTCTTGACACATTTGTCAGTTCCATTTTTAGGATATTAGGCATAAATTTCCGTTGTTCGAGCTCTGTCCATGTGACAGGCATAATCGACCTCCTCGAAAGGTCGCAAACGGCTCCAGAGGAAACCTACGGCACTCACAAAAGGCCGCAGCTTTTCCACACACGCATCTGTCTTCATCGACGGTGTCCACACATTCACGCATATGCATTTTCATCGATCCCCCCTTCTCGACCTGCAAAGCGGAGCTGCAAAAAAGACCTCCGTGTACTTGCAGTCGTACGCAGAGAGATACCTTGCTTGCACACCATAAGGTGTTCCGGAATATTCCtaagagagacacacatacCTTTCGTATCCCACGATGCTGGCCGTACTCACAGACAACAGTCTGTCACTGCCGTCTTCAGTTGCACCCCTCACTACTTTGCCTTTACTCCCTACGACTTGATTTCTGGACTGCCGGTTGTTTTGTCGGCTATGTTGTCGTCCGCGAAAAGTTAATCTCATGCACTCATTTCATTTTTGGTTACACAATTTGGAAACATAGAGACTCACAAATTCCTCTCGGGGCGCCGGTCTACTCACTCTACGCACGTCAGTGTGTGTGTTCCGGCcatctgcctctgtctcttgtcaTCTGCTTCTTTGAAACGAAGTAGACAGTTGAAAGTTGACACTCTCTCTAACTTGACTGCAGCGGTTCGACTATTCTTCAGAGTAACTCGTTAATATTCTGGCTATGTGCCTGTGGATGCTCAGCCGAAATCGAAAGAAACCTCCGATCGATGGTCATGCGTTCCCTTTTCGTCGCCGCTCGCTTACCAGTACCTCCTTACGGTTTAGTTCTTACCCCCCGTGAACcctgccttcgctctctcttttgttcgtcttctccctcctcacGAAGCACTCATGCCGCTCATTTGGTGCGCATAAGCGGTCATAAGTGGGTACGCATAATTTCCGGAAGACGTTGTGATAGGTCCAGCAGGTGAGTGATATTGGAGAAACCCTCCACTTGCATACTCAGGAGCAGGATTCCCGGCTGCGACAGACTGAGTCAGCGCGACATACGGTGGGACCACCGAGTACGTGTGGCTATATGTGTGAGGTTCCACAGCAGTAAATCCGTTCTGGAAATTCTCTGCAGTGTCTCCGAGAGGGTACCCTCTTCCATTGTACCCCGCATAATATCCATAATGTTGGGTCCCGGCTGTATGGTCGGGTGGTTTGTCGCCTGCGGCACTTTGTGGAGTTTGCTGGAGAGTTCCTGCGCTTCGCCCGTAGGGAAGGGCCCATAGATCACTCCcgctttgcatgcgttgccgCTGGCGTTCCTGTTGCTGTTGATGTCTGGACAGGACATCTACGGCTACGTCAAAGCCCGTCCCGATGACGTTCGATATCACGTTCGCTggttcttcgcttttcttcgcatTTCGCAACCgctgctcttccttcgcttgcCTCTGCTTGGCCTCACTCACTCCCGCGGCGGAGGCGAAATCGCTGAAATCGAAAGGGTCGGCTTTGTTCGTTAACTGGTACTCCACACCTTGCATGTTTATTCCTCCCTGACTACCAGAACGTCCTTCCCCCTCTCCGCCAGTCTCGAGAAGCAGCACTGCGGCGTTCGCTGCATGGTTCTTGCTAGTTCCTGTTTCCCGTTTAGATCGGGCCTCCTGGCCTTCGACAAGCGCGCCGCTTGTGCTATGATTTTGCATTCCCACGGCGTCTGCCTCGAGTCCGCCCTTTGCGTTGAGCGAGGTTGCCGCTTCCTCGAGAACATTCACAAGTTTCGCCAAGGGGTCATCGGGGTTGCTGTGTCTGTATGCCGTGAACCCTTCGATGAACTGCGAAGCTtgctcgcttccttcctgaACACGCGCGCTGATCTGATTCGCGTTGTGCAAAAGCACGCCTGCGTTGACAACTGCAGGGGCCACCACGCCGGTCGTCGCTGCGCGGAGGACGCCGTCAACCACGCCGGTAAGAGGACTGAGCAACGCGGCATTTCTCGCAGGTGGCGGAGCTTGACCTGGAAAGTTCGGAGAAGTTCGAGGGTATCCGTTGCCGAAAAGCAAGCCGGCTGGAGAAAGCGGTAGTGCGACCGAACCCAGCTGTAGCGGCACGAGAGGCTGAAGTTCAAGCGGCTGAAGCACTGCAGGCACTTGGCCGTTCTGCATGTCAGTTAGGGAGGGTGATGGCGGAGCGCCAGGAAAGGAGGGAACTGACGGATACAGAGCTGTCCATGCTTTGTCGTTCGGGTCCaatggaaagagagaaccaTACGAGAGTGTTTGCGGGAGCGTGAAGACCAGATCGACGGGATGTTGATGTGGCCCCTCATTTTGAGAGAATCCTTCCGGCGCAGGCATCTGAGGAAAAGCAGGAGCATTGCCATGCATATCTACCCACGTGTTGTTGAACAATGGCGAACTGGACGCTGGTAGTTTTGGTGAGTCAACCGCAGCAGAGGTACCTTCATCTCTTCCATCAGCAGTCGGAGCATAGAGAGCAGAGCTTGCATTTGCATGCTGCAGGGCAGGGGGAATTCCAGGCTGCTGAATGCCAGACTTGTTCTCTACAAGAGGATCTCTGTTCGCTTGATTTGAGAGTTCGGAAGAAACATATTGTGTCAGTGCATCTTCGCCTGGGCGCAAACGCACAGATAAATGGCACTCGAAGTGAAGACCCTCACTGAAGACAACAGTTCAAATGGAACGGCAGATGCACGGAGGCACACACGCCTTTTCGCACCTTTCGTAGTGCTTGGGGCGGAcgtgagaagaaacaggctCGACCCtagaggagaagacaagaacggCATTTTGGTTGGTATGGTCTTGTTCACAAGTTGCCTTGGAGTAGAATCTGATGTGTTTGGTCACTCTCGCTGtcagagacaaagaacaaTGCACCTCTTGAGGTGCCCGTACCATGTGTGAATGGAAGCAAAACCGACAGTAATGGCGAGCGCCAAATCGTTTTTTACCCATGCATCGAAACAAGTCTCTCGCTTCGAGCACGCCGCAGCGTCTCATTTAACGATTTCACTAGTCTTACTGGCTTTTGCACGTATTGCAGCGTCGTAGGCGAGCAGCTGCTCGACTTCTTCGTTACTGAGACCAGAGAGGTATGAGCGAAGCGCATCGAGATAGTACGCTGGCAACTGCTTTTTCTGGTCTTGTGTAAGAAGCTCGTCCAGAATAAGAGACACTTTCTCCTCATTTCCCTTGTTCGTTGACGGGGCAGAACGGGACATAGAACTGTTGCCTGAGTGAGCAGGGACCTGGGTCTCGTTTTGTGGTGACACTGACGTGTCCAGTGGAATGGCTGTTGGCGTcggggaggacgaggaaTTCGGACCTGCCGGGAACGGCGAAGAAATAGCGGGGGACGACGGTGAGTGGCGGTTACCGCGTGTTCCTGTGACTCTCTCGATCTGTTTTGTCGCCTCCCGaacctctgcctctgttgtCAGGAGGGGTGAGCTCTCCTGGGACTGCTCCAACCTATCTGCGCTAGGCGCCTCTATCTGGAAATTTATGGACGATATTATTTCTCCTTCACTCTGACCCGCGTGTCCAGCATCTTCCTTCGGTGCAATCGTCTTCGGCTCTTTTGCTCCGAGGAAATGAGGAGACACGTCTTCATTCGCTCCCTCCTTGATCTGTTTCTCGTCATCTCTGTCGTTTTTAGGTAGGTCACTTTCTTGTTGGTGGATCTCCACCTCTGCTAATCCTGTCCGTGCCTCCGTTTCATGCGTCTTCTCGGGAGCCTCCTCTGTGGCAAAGACAGGAACGGCATGGGGATGCCTCTTGGAAGGTGTCCCAACATAGAATGTGGAACATGAGTAGAGAATGAGCAAAACCTTTATCAGGCGACTGACTTGAGGAAAGCATACATTCTTGGAGTTACGCTTCTTAGGAAACACTAGCATCTTCGCGCCTAACAGTCCTCGAGCAGGACTTCCAGCCTCCTGGGAGATGGAGAAAACGGATTCTTTGATCATTTTAATGCAGCAAAAATCGCGGTTCTAACCGTTTAACGTAAGTAGATAGAGGATTACCACGACCCCGAACGTGGGGAACAATAGACGAATCCACCTTAAACCAAAACCGTCTCCGGTAACTGAGATAGAAAGCAATACCTTTGCTTGAAACTCCTGGGAGCAAAAAATTTCGAAGGCTACACTGTcgatgcagaaagagactTGAGATGCAAACCTGCCAATTGAGAAAGTGTTCCTCTGACCGGAGGGGACCCCAACCAGGGATGCTCACGTTTGTGGAGAGCGGCAGGAACAACCCACTGAAAAATGCTTATCTGCCGTTTGCCTTTTCCTCCTGATCCTTACAGTTGATTCGGTTTGTTTTAGCACTTGGTGAACCTGGAAGATAAATCAAGCACCGATGGAACATATCACCTGCTATACAGCACaacaagaagacagaacaaTACAGTAGCATGGATGGGTGCGAAATCGAAACTAGCGGAAGTAAGAAAAACTCGCAGTGGCTTTCGCGTCACCTGATGCGAATAAAGAATGCATAAACGAGTGCTGGAacacgaagagagcgaacaTTGTGTCGGAGAGTGCTCTGAACACCAGCACAAAAGACGAAAGGTGACGTGTCAGTGAGCGAAACAATTCAGCCCTACGATAGACAGTGCGGAGCAAAAATGCGTTCTACTTCTCTTGGCG
Protein-coding regions in this window:
- a CDS encoding hypothetical protein (encoded by transcript TGME49_214510) — protein: MIKESVFSISQEAGSPARGLLGAKMLVFPKKRNSKNVCFPQVSRLIKVLLILYSCSTFYVGTPSKRHPHAVPVFATEEAPEKTHETEARTGLAEVEIHQQESDLPKNDRDDEKQIKEGANEDVSPHFLGAKEPKTIAPKEDAGHAGQSEGEIISSINFQIEAPSADRLEQSQESSPLLTTEAEVREATKQIERVTGTRGNRHSPSSPAISSPFPAGPNSSSSPTPTAIPLDTSVSPQNETQVPAHSGNSSMSRSAPSTNKGNEEKVSLILDELLTQDQKKQLPAYYLDALRSYLSGLSNEEVEQLLAYDAAIRAKASEDALTQYVSSELSNQANRDPLVENKSGIQQPGIPPALQHANASSALYAPTADGRDEGTSAAVDSPKLPASSSPLFNNTWVDMHGNAPAFPQMPAPEGFSQNEGPHQHPVDLVFTLPQTLSYGSLFPLDPNDKAWTALYPSVPSFPGAPPSPSLTDMQNGQVPAVLQPLELQPLVPLQLGSVALPLSPAGLLFGNGYPRTSPNFPGQAPPPARNAALLSPLTGVVDGVLRAATTGVVAPAVVNAGVLLHNANQISARVQEGSEQASQFIEGFTAYRHSNPDDPLAKLVNVLEEAATSLNAKGGLEADAVGMQNHSTSGALVEGQEARSKRETGTSKNHAANAAVLLLETGGEGEGRSGSQGGINMQGVEYQLTNKADPFDFSDFASAAGVSEAKQRQAKEEQRLRNAKKSEEPANVISNVIGTGFDVAVDVLSRHQQQQERQRQRMQSGSDLWALPYGRSAGTLQQTPQSAAGDKPPDHTAGTQHYGYYAGYNGRGYPLGDTAENFQNGFTAVEPHTYSHTYSVVPPYVALTQSVAAGNPAPEYASGGFLQYHSPAGPITTSSGNYAYPLMTAYAHQMSGMSAS